A stretch of Plutella xylostella chromosome 10, ilPluXylo3.1, whole genome shotgun sequence DNA encodes these proteins:
- the LOC105382003 gene encoding argininosuccinate lyase isoform X1, with protein MATESYKLWGGMFSEEPCSALRRLNDSLPVDCRLYREDLRGSRAWAAELHASGHLTAVDHRDIQTGLDKVEAELEAELSRHGRLVDSAEDIHSAVEGRLRAHAGAAALRLHTARSRNDQSATDTRLWMLGALEAVQRELKDMITVMLKRAELEIDIIAPGYTHLQRAQPIRWSHFLLSHIWALRDDVARLKEQTGRASRSPLGSGALAGCALGIDRSRLAQRLGFRDVTPNSMYAVSCRDHVVEFLNTASLCGVHLSRLAEDLIIYSTQEFGFVKFTDEFSTGSSLMPQKRNPDGLELVRGAAGLLMGDAFAFSCVLKGLPSTYNKDLQSDKELLFRSYDKLMQCIKVASGCIDTMSVDSDKALSCLEPSMLATDLAHWLVRRGVPFRAAHHTVGAVLRRAQELGVDLQAMPHAEYVAICPEFGSEEELRSVFSWEASVEQYTTAGGTARAAVQDQIEQLKAWLAE; from the exons GAGAGCTACAAGCTGTGGGGCGGCATGTTCTCCGAAGAGCCGTGCTCGGCGCTGCGCCGCCTCAACGACTCGCTGCCGGTGGACTGCCGGCTGTACCGCGAGGACCTCCGCGGCAGCCGCGCCTGGGCCGCCGAGCTGCACGCCAGTGGCCACCTCACTGCCGTCGACCATCGGGATATACAGACGGGACTTGATAAG GTGGAAGCCGAGCTAGAAGCAGAGCTCTCCCGACACGGGCGCCTGGTCGACAGCGCGGAGGACATCCACTCGGCCGTGGAGGGCCGGCTGCGCGCGcacgcgggggcggcggcgctgcgcCTGCACACGGCCAGGAGTCGCAACGACCAATCAGCGACGGACACCAGACTGTGGATGCTGGGCGCACTGGAGGCGGTGCAGCGGGAGTTGAAGGATATGATCACG GTGATGCTGAAACGAGCGGAACTCGAAATAGATATAATAGCGCCCGGATACACGCATCTACAACGCGCGCAGCCCATCCGATGGAGCCACTttctacttag TCACATATGGGCCCTGCGCGACGACGTGGCCCGGCTCAAGGAGCAGACCGGCCGCGCCTCGCGCAGCCCGCTGGGCAGCGGCGCGCTGGCCGGCTGCGCGCTGGGCATAGACCGGAGCCGCCTGGCCCAGCGGCTAGGGTTCCGGGACGTCACGCCCAACTCCATGTATGCCGTGTCTTGTCGGGACCATGTGG TTGAATTCCTCAACACAGCGTCACTCTGCGGCGTTCACCTGAGCCGATTAGCGGAAGATTTAATCATCTACAGCACGCAGGAGTTCGGTTTCGTGAAGTTCACTGATGAATTCTCTACGGGCTCCAGTCTCATGCCACAGAAGCGCAACCCTGACGGTCTAGAGCTGGTGCGAGGGGCGGCCGGCCTCCTCATGGGAGATGCCTTCGCCTTCAGCTGCGTACTGAAAGGATTACCGAGCACCTACAATAAGGATCTGCAGTCCGATAAAGAGCTTCTGTTTAGATCATACGACAAGCTGATGCAATGTATTAAAGTTGCATCCGGCTGTATCGATACTATGAGC GTAGACAGCGACAAGGCCTTAAGCTGCCTCGAACCCAGCATGCTGGCCACGGACCTGGCGCACTGGCTGGTCCGTCGAGGGGTGCCGTTCCGCGCCGCGCACCACACGGTCGGGGCGGTGCTGCGCAGGGCCCAGGAGCTCGGGGTGGACCTGCAGGCGATGCCGCATGCAGAATATGTCGCTATTTG TCCCGAGTTTGGTAGTGAAGAGGAGCTGCGGTCAGTGTTCAGCTGGGAGGCGAGCGTGGAGCAGTACACCACCGCCGGCGGCACCGCCCGGGCCGCCGTGCAAGACCAAATAGAACAGCTCAAAGCCTGGCTAGCGGAATAG
- the LOC105382003 gene encoding argininosuccinate lyase isoform X2 translates to MFSEEPCSALRRLNDSLPVDCRLYREDLRGSRAWAAELHASGHLTAVDHRDIQTGLDKVEAELEAELSRHGRLVDSAEDIHSAVEGRLRAHAGAAALRLHTARSRNDQSATDTRLWMLGALEAVQRELKDMITVMLKRAELEIDIIAPGYTHLQRAQPIRWSHFLLSHIWALRDDVARLKEQTGRASRSPLGSGALAGCALGIDRSRLAQRLGFRDVTPNSMYAVSCRDHVVEFLNTASLCGVHLSRLAEDLIIYSTQEFGFVKFTDEFSTGSSLMPQKRNPDGLELVRGAAGLLMGDAFAFSCVLKGLPSTYNKDLQSDKELLFRSYDKLMQCIKVASGCIDTMSVDSDKALSCLEPSMLATDLAHWLVRRGVPFRAAHHTVGAVLRRAQELGVDLQAMPHAEYVAICPEFGSEEELRSVFSWEASVEQYTTAGGTARAAVQDQIEQLKAWLAE, encoded by the exons ATGTTCTCCGAAGAGCCGTGCTCGGCGCTGCGCCGCCTCAACGACTCGCTGCCGGTGGACTGCCGGCTGTACCGCGAGGACCTCCGCGGCAGCCGCGCCTGGGCCGCCGAGCTGCACGCCAGTGGCCACCTCACTGCCGTCGACCATCGGGATATACAGACGGGACTTGATAAG GTGGAAGCCGAGCTAGAAGCAGAGCTCTCCCGACACGGGCGCCTGGTCGACAGCGCGGAGGACATCCACTCGGCCGTGGAGGGCCGGCTGCGCGCGcacgcgggggcggcggcgctgcgcCTGCACACGGCCAGGAGTCGCAACGACCAATCAGCGACGGACACCAGACTGTGGATGCTGGGCGCACTGGAGGCGGTGCAGCGGGAGTTGAAGGATATGATCACG GTGATGCTGAAACGAGCGGAACTCGAAATAGATATAATAGCGCCCGGATACACGCATCTACAACGCGCGCAGCCCATCCGATGGAGCCACTttctacttag TCACATATGGGCCCTGCGCGACGACGTGGCCCGGCTCAAGGAGCAGACCGGCCGCGCCTCGCGCAGCCCGCTGGGCAGCGGCGCGCTGGCCGGCTGCGCGCTGGGCATAGACCGGAGCCGCCTGGCCCAGCGGCTAGGGTTCCGGGACGTCACGCCCAACTCCATGTATGCCGTGTCTTGTCGGGACCATGTGG TTGAATTCCTCAACACAGCGTCACTCTGCGGCGTTCACCTGAGCCGATTAGCGGAAGATTTAATCATCTACAGCACGCAGGAGTTCGGTTTCGTGAAGTTCACTGATGAATTCTCTACGGGCTCCAGTCTCATGCCACAGAAGCGCAACCCTGACGGTCTAGAGCTGGTGCGAGGGGCGGCCGGCCTCCTCATGGGAGATGCCTTCGCCTTCAGCTGCGTACTGAAAGGATTACCGAGCACCTACAATAAGGATCTGCAGTCCGATAAAGAGCTTCTGTTTAGATCATACGACAAGCTGATGCAATGTATTAAAGTTGCATCCGGCTGTATCGATACTATGAGC GTAGACAGCGACAAGGCCTTAAGCTGCCTCGAACCCAGCATGCTGGCCACGGACCTGGCGCACTGGCTGGTCCGTCGAGGGGTGCCGTTCCGCGCCGCGCACCACACGGTCGGGGCGGTGCTGCGCAGGGCCCAGGAGCTCGGGGTGGACCTGCAGGCGATGCCGCATGCAGAATATGTCGCTATTTG TCCCGAGTTTGGTAGTGAAGAGGAGCTGCGGTCAGTGTTCAGCTGGGAGGCGAGCGTGGAGCAGTACACCACCGCCGGCGGCACCGCCCGGGCCGCCGTGCAAGACCAAATAGAACAGCTCAAAGCCTGGCTAGCGGAATAG